One region of Fragaria vesca subsp. vesca linkage group LG4, FraVesHawaii_1.0, whole genome shotgun sequence genomic DNA includes:
- the LOC101308959 gene encoding transcription factor GTE10-like yields the protein MAPTVPIDFAGQKQSLMGKSRKYSKGQLSGFVPDYRHAVETMGESEGFGSSGRVDTEMTASEDSCAPSKRKCISLNVDGHDSFGLTMQVLQLSRMSRSERKDLEVRLNSELEQVRDLQKKIATMSSAIVLSPASDIRSCSDGKTRPPVEAYHRPAELTGPQGKKRAPHGRNGSRNKKSLSAHVESVRPVAASNAQLMKQCEGLLNQLMKHQHAWVFKHPVDVVKLNIPDYFTVIKHPMDLGTVKSKIASGGYLNPLSFAADVRLTFSNAMTYNPPGNDVHIMAEILSKYFEQRWKAVEKKLPVDVDALPFRAPLHTEIIETATPMPPSKKKKTTPNDSSFKPVKPVKPEIVKHIMTDEEKHKLTMEVDSLLGELPESIIDFLKEHSGEGQTSDDEIEIDFEILSDDTLFALRKLLDEYLLEKEKRLAKAEPCEMEILNEPGFSNSSLHPCKARISIS from the exons ATGGCACCTACTGTTCCAATAGACTTCGCTGGACAGAAACAGTCATTGATGGGGAAGTCACGCAAGTATTCAAAAGGGCAGCTATCTGGTTTTGTTCCGGATTATCGGCACGCTGTTGAGACCATGGGTGAATCAGAGGGTTTTGGAAGCTCAGGAAGGGTGGATACGGAAATGACAGCTTCGGAAGATTCATGTGCGCCTTCTAAAAGGAAATGTATTAGTTTGAATGTTGATGGTCATGATAGTTTTGGGTTGACTATGCAAGTGCTTCAGCTGTCAAGAATGTCTCGGTCCGAAAGGAAAGATTTAGAAGTGAGGCTGAATTCGGAGCTGGAACAGGTCCGGGACCTTCAGAAGAAAATTGCAACTATGAGTTCAGCTATTGTGTTATCCCCAGCTAGTGATATTCGGAGTTGCAGTGATGGGAAAACCAGGCCTCCAGTCGAGGCTTATCATAGACCAGCTGAACTAACTGGGCCGCAGGGTAAGAAACGAGCTCCTCATGGGCGTAATGGTTCACGCAACAAAAAGAGCTTATCTGCGCATGTGGAGTCAGTGAGGCCAGTTGCAGCTTCAAATGCTCAGTTGATGAAACAATGTGAGGGTTTGCTAAATCAGTTGATGAAACATCAACATGCTTGGGTTTTTAAACATCCTGTAGACGTGGTGAAGTTGAATATTCCGGATTATTTTACTGTCATTAAGCATCCAATGGATTTGGGCACTGTGAAGAGCAAGATTGCTTCTGGGGGATACTTGAATCCATTAAGTTTTGCTGCTGATGTGCGGCTTACATTCTCAAATGCTATGACTTACAACCCACCTGGCAATGATGTACATATTATGGCTGAGATTCTCAGTAAATATTTTGAACAGAGGTGGAAAGCAGTAGAAAAGAAGCTTCCAGTTGATGTGGATGCTTTGCCTTTTAGAGCGCCTCTTCATACGGAAATCATAGAAACTGCTACACCGATGCCACCCTCAAAGAAGAAGAAAACTACACCAAATGATAGTAGCTTCAAGCCAGTGAAGCCTGTCAAGCCAGAAATTGTCAAACACATTATGACTGATGAGGAGAAGCATAAACTGACCATGGAGGTTGATTCTTTGCTGGGAGAATTGCCCGAAAGCATTATTGATTTCTTAAAAGAGCATAGCGGTGAAGGTCAAACCAGTGATGATGAGATTGAGATTGACTTTGAGATTCTCAGTGATGATACTTTGTTTGCATTGCGGAAGCTTCTAGATGAATATCTGCTGGAGAAAGAGAAAAGGCTGGCAAAAGCTGAACCTTGTGAAATGGAG ATCCTTAATGAGCCGGGATTTAGCAACTCTTCGCTGCATCCATGTAAAG CACGTATTTCGATCAGCTGA
- the LOC101309825 gene encoding 3-oxoacyl-[acyl-carrier-protein] reductase, chloroplastic-like, protein MAATIAFNAAGSPARLSRQFSHPSRRPYPILAGLRLRQAVLARYSSSVSSSSGSGIRAQSVAAEPVNYSTAPKVEAPVVVVTGASRGIGKAVALALGKSGCKVLVNYARSSKEAEQVSKEIEESGGQALTFGGDVSKEEDVAAMIKTVVDAWGTVDILVNNAGITRDGLLMRMKKSQWQEVIDLNLTGVFLCTQAAAKVMMKQRKGRIINIASVVGLVGNVGQANYSAAKAGVIGFTKSVAKEYSSRNINVNAVAPGFIASDMTAKLGEDVEKKILGSIPLGRYGQPEEVAGLVEFLALNPAAGYITGQVLTIDGGMVM, encoded by the exons ATGGCGGCCACGATCGCCTTCAATGCCGCCGGATCTCCGGCCCGCCTCTCCCGCCAATTCTCCCACCCCAGCCGCCGTCCCTATCCGATTCTCGCCGGTCTCCGCCTCCGTCAGGCCGTCCTGGCGCGGTACTCGAGCTCAGTATCTTCCTCCTCCGGCTCAG GAATTAGGGCTCAGTCTGTGGCGGCGGAGCCAGTGAACTATTCGACGGCTCCGAAAGTGGAGGCTCCGGTGGTTGTTGTCACCGGAGCTTCTAGAGGGATTGGCAAGGCGGTTGCGCTAGCTCTCGGGAAATCTGGTTGTAAG GTGCTTGTAAACTATGCAAGGTCGTCTAAGGAAGCCGAACAAGTTTCCAAGGAG ATTGAGGAATCTGGCGGTCAAGCTCTGACTTTTGGGGGTGATGTTTCAAAGGAAGAAGATGTAGCAGCTATGATCAAAACT GTGGTTGATGCATGGGGAACAGTTGATATCTTGGTTAATAATGCAG GAATAACACGGGATGGCTTGTTGATGAGAATGAAAAAATCCCAATGGCAGGAGGTTATTGATTTGAATCTTACTGGTGTATTTTTATGCACACAG GCTGCAGCCAAAGTTATGATGAAACAAAGAAAG GGAAGAATTATTAATATAGCATCTGTTGTTGGTCTTGTTGGCAATGTTGGACAAGCCAACTACAGTGCTGCAAAAGCAGGAGTCATTGGCTTCACAAAGAGTGTTGCAAAGGAATATTCAAGCAGGAACATCAAT GTCAATGCTGTAGCTCCTGGATTTATTGCATCTGATATGACTGCCAAGCTTGGAGAAGACGTGGAAAAGAAAATCCTTGGGTCCATCCCCTTAG GGCGATATGGTCAACCTGAAGAAGTTGCTGGACTGGTGGAATTCTTGGCTCTGAATCCTGCTGCCGGTTACATTACTGGACAG GTGTTGACCATTGATGGAGGAATGGTGATGTGA